One genomic region from Mycoplasmoides pirum ATCC 25960 encodes:
- the trpS gene encoding tryptophan--tRNA ligase — translation MKLKRIVSGIQSSGRLHLGNYLGSISNFAKLQNEYEMFLFVADLHAITVDFDPSSISNNKLDIVTTYLASSINPQKVNIFIQSEVLEHTALSYILMCHTNLGELERMTQYKAKISDQSLKQDNNTLRIPTGLLIYPTLMAADILLYQSNLVPVGADQKQHIELTRDIAIRFNAKYGDTFQVPEPWIPKIGNRIMDLTDATKKMSKSSKSHKGVIFLDESIDSIKQKIKSAKTDSLDQVKFNPTNQPNITNLINIYISSINDPINFNLRKKLFNVNNEIVYQDVEQKYKNQDYRNFKNDLTEIVVGLVLEIQKNKNKYKDIKVLNQILNEGKLKAQAIAKQTLEIVYEKIGFTIK, via the coding sequence ATGAAATTAAAAAGAATTGTTTCAGGAATTCAATCTAGTGGTAGATTACATTTAGGTAATTATTTAGGTTCAATTAGTAATTTTGCTAAATTACAAAATGAATATGAAATGTTTTTATTTGTTGCTGATTTACATGCAATAACTGTAGATTTTGATCCAAGTTCTATTTCAAATAATAAATTGGATATTGTTACTACATATTTAGCTAGTTCAATAAATCCACAGAAAGTTAATATTTTTATTCAAAGTGAAGTGTTAGAACACACTGCTTTGAGTTATATATTGATGTGTCATACTAATTTAGGTGAATTGGAAAGAATGACCCAATATAAAGCTAAAATATCTGATCAATCATTAAAACAAGATAATAATACTCTAAGAATACCAACAGGTCTTTTGATATACCCGACATTAATGGCTGCTGATATTTTACTTTATCAATCAAATTTGGTTCCAGTAGGAGCCGATCAAAAACAACATATTGAATTAACTAGAGATATTGCTATAAGATTTAATGCTAAATATGGAGACACTTTTCAAGTACCTGAACCATGAATCCCAAAAATAGGTAATAGAATAATGGATTTAACTGATGCCACAAAAAAAATGTCGAAATCATCTAAAAGTCATAAAGGTGTTATTTTTTTAGATGAATCAATTGATTCTATTAAACAAAAAATTAAATCAGCTAAAACTGATTCACTAGATCAAGTAAAATTTAATCCAACAAATCAACCAAATATTACTAATTTAATAAATATCTATATTTCTTCTATAAATGATCCGATAAATTTCAATTTAAGAAAAAAATTATTTAATGTGAATAACGAAATTGTTTATCAAGATGTAGAACAAAAATATAAAAATCAAGACTACCGAAATTTTAAAAATGATTTAACAGAAATAGTTGTTGGATTAGTTTTAGAAATTCAAAAAAATAAAAACAAATATAAGGATATTAAAGTTTTAAATCAAATTCTTAATGAAGGAAAATTAAAAGCACAAGCAATTGCCAAGCAAACTTTGGAGATAGTATATGAAAAAATTGGATTTACAATTAAATAA
- a CDS encoding HAD family hydrolase: MKKLDLQLNNQKLILKKMKRKMLIISDLDGTLLDNKSKLSQFTIDVVKKIVQQGHLFCIATGRSAKGSIDIYNQLGLNTVLINLNGSYIWHPKDKDLLPINIAFNKNLIRQLVLEKNIFQHLNNIIAESHNAMYILKKPTEKNEIKELNELFRIDMNITDNQFFGKNHLLNMKVDPNTALLQLKNSKYLDEVVYYIKQRFNTFVVRSWSLPNSGNVIEINTKFANKGNGVEFLESYYGIQRDSTISFGDGENDVDLLRKVRFSYAMKNGSSAAKLMARYITSNTNDKDGVALELKKIFMR, translated from the coding sequence ATGAAAAAATTGGATTTACAATTAAATAATCAAAAACTAATTTTAAAAAAAATGAAAAGAAAAATGTTGATAATTTCAGATTTAGATGGAACATTGTTAGATAATAAATCTAAACTATCTCAATTTACTATTGATGTAGTTAAAAAAATTGTTCAACAAGGTCATCTATTTTGTATTGCAACAGGTAGAAGTGCAAAGGGTTCAATTGATATTTATAATCAATTAGGTCTTAATACTGTATTAATAAATTTAAATGGATCTTATATTTGACATCCAAAAGATAAAGATTTATTACCGATCAATATTGCTTTTAATAAAAATTTAATTCGACAATTAGTATTAGAAAAAAATATTTTTCAACATCTAAATAATATAATTGCTGAATCACATAATGCAATGTATATTTTGAAAAAACCAACAGAAAAAAATGAAATAAAAGAATTAAATGAATTATTTAGAATTGATATGAATATTACTGATAATCAATTTTTTGGTAAAAATCATCTATTGAATATGAAAGTTGATCCAAACACAGCATTGTTACAACTTAAAAATTCCAAATATCTTGATGAAGTTGTTTATTATATAAAACAAAGATTTAATACATTTGTTGTAAGAAGTTGGTCATTACCTAATTCGGGAAATGTTATTGAAATAAACACTAAATTTGCTAATAAAGGAAATGGTGTTGAATTTTTAGAAAGTTATTACGGAATTCAAAGAGATAGTACTATTAGTTTTGGTGATGGCGAAAACGATGTTGATTTACTTCGAAAAGTACGATTTAGTTATGCTATGAAAAATGGTTCTAGTGCTGCTAAATTAATGGCTAGATATATTACTTCTAATACAAATGATAAAGATGGTGTTGCTTTAGAATTGAAAAAAATATTTATGAGATAA
- the rpmE gene encoding 50S ribosomal protein L31: MKKDIHLKTTDTLFTCASCNTKFNITSTLEANEVTIDICSHCHPFYIGGTSQQNIKGRAEKLSSKFATGKETINNSFVKKVKEKLFKKSSKQPKTLEDL; the protein is encoded by the coding sequence ATGAAAAAAGATATTCATTTAAAAACTACAGATACATTATTTACGTGTGCATCATGTAATACAAAATTTAATATTACTTCGACATTAGAAGCAAATGAAGTAACAATTGATATTTGCAGTCATTGCCATCCTTTTTATATTGGTGGAACATCGCAACAAAATATTAAAGGTAGAGCTGAAAAATTATCTTCAAAATTTGCTACTGGCAAAGAAACTATTAATAATTCTTTTGTAAAAAAAGTTAAAGAAAAATTATTCAAAAAATCATCTAAACAACCTAAAACATTAGAAGATCTTTAG
- the prfA gene encoding peptide chain release factor 1: MEYNKQLFQALKNIQENAKKLEIELENIGSNIKRANEINRELKHKQKLLFKFQIYEKLINQGLESEKILNDSSMKEFYEMAQKDLDASKNEIPSLEQELKVLLLPIDPNDDKSVIVEIRPAAGGDESSIFVGNVFDMYKAYCDSQKWQIKILESQTTSVGYGFIVFEINGEDVYAKMKFESGVHRVQRVPATEAKGRVHTSTITVAVLPQQDEVEIQINPADLRIDTYRASGAGGQHVNRTESAVRITHLPTGIAVSCQEGKSQISNRETAMKMLRTKLWEKAQNEQNENLSSLRRSQVGTGDRAEKIRTYNYPQNRVTDHRIGLTINNLSSFMMGDLDELIENLRANEQAEKMKEFAL, from the coding sequence ATGGAATATAATAAACAACTTTTTCAAGCTTTAAAAAACATACAAGAAAATGCAAAAAAATTAGAAATAGAATTAGAAAATATAGGTAGCAATATCAAACGTGCTAATGAAATTAATCGTGAATTAAAGCACAAACAAAAATTGTTATTTAAATTTCAAATATATGAAAAACTAATTAATCAAGGCTTAGAATCTGAAAAAATTTTGAATGATTCTTCAATGAAAGAATTTTATGAAATGGCTCAAAAAGATTTAGATGCCTCTAAAAATGAAATACCTAGTTTGGAACAAGAATTAAAAGTTTTATTATTACCTATTGATCCTAATGATGATAAATCTGTTATTGTTGAAATTAGACCCGCTGCTGGTGGTGATGAATCATCAATTTTTGTAGGAAATGTTTTTGATATGTATAAAGCGTATTGTGATTCTCAAAAATGGCAAATAAAAATTTTAGAATCACAAACAACCAGTGTTGGATATGGATTTATTGTTTTTGAAATTAATGGTGAAGATGTTTATGCAAAAATGAAATTTGAATCAGGAGTTCATAGAGTTCAAAGAGTTCCTGCAACAGAAGCTAAAGGTAGAGTTCATACTTCAACAATAACTGTTGCTGTTTTGCCGCAACAAGATGAAGTTGAAATTCAAATTAATCCTGCTGATTTAAGAATTGATACATATCGAGCATCTGGTGCTGGCGGTCAACATGTTAATCGAACAGAATCAGCTGTTAGAATAACACATTTACCAACTGGTATTGCAGTTTCATGTCAAGAAGGAAAATCACAAATTTCTAATAGAGAAACAGCAATGAAAATGTTAAGAACTAAATTATGAGAAAAAGCACAAAACGAACAAAATGAAAATTTATCTTCATTAAGACGCTCTCAAGTAGGTACTGGAGATCGTGCTGAAAAAATACGCACTTATAATTATCCACAAAATCGAGTTACAGATCATCGTATAGGTTTAACAATAAATAATTTAAGTTCATTTATGATGGGCGATTTGGATGAATTAATTGAAAATCTTCGAGCAAATGAACAAGCAGAAAAAATGAAAGAATTTGCTTTGTAA
- the prmC gene encoding peptide chain release factor N(5)-glutamine methyltransferase: MTFLELQNKFKDFNNEPVFYELIFFISNKIKNKTDLILFRDNKIDFNLNKFKYLMNQYFVKKVPLGYITNETIFFQNKFFVNENVLIPREDTETVLKKFVLYVKKTNYQNKNILDLCTGSGCIALSLSKIFPNNKIYGSDISSKALLVAKQNKKIFKAKNVFFIKANFLDCLKKINKSIDYLICNPPYIDKNDLDINSSVNLYEPKKALYSSKKGLKFYIDFLNFAINNKWYPKICCFEFGFKQKEQIKDIFKPISKIYKIHYFNDDNNLPRCTILIRK, encoded by the coding sequence ATGACATTTTTAGAGTTACAAAATAAATTTAAAGATTTTAATAATGAACCAGTTTTTTATGAATTAATTTTTTTTATTTCTAACAAAATTAAAAATAAAACAGATTTAATTTTATTTAGAGATAATAAAATAGATTTTAATCTTAATAAATTTAAATATCTTATGAATCAATATTTTGTTAAAAAAGTTCCATTAGGTTATATTACAAATGAAACTATTTTTTTTCAAAATAAATTTTTTGTTAATGAAAATGTATTGATTCCTAGAGAAGACACAGAAACTGTTTTAAAAAAATTTGTTTTATATGTTAAAAAAACAAATTACCAAAATAAAAATATTTTAGATTTATGTACAGGCAGTGGTTGCATAGCTTTGAGTTTATCTAAAATTTTTCCTAATAATAAAATTTATGGTTCAGATATTTCTAGTAAAGCTTTATTAGTAGCAAAGCAAAATAAAAAAATTTTTAAAGCAAAAAATGTTTTTTTTATTAAAGCTAATTTTTTAGATTGCTTGAAAAAAATAAACAAATCTATTGATTATTTAATATGCAATCCACCATATATTGATAAAAATGATTTAGATATAAATTCTAGTGTTAATTTATATGAACCTAAAAAAGCTTTATATTCATCAAAAAAAGGGTTAAAATTTTATATAGATTTTTTAAATTTTGCTATTAATAACAAATGATATCCAAAAATTTGTTGTTTTGAATTTGGTTTTAAACAAAAAGAACAAATTAAAGATATATTTAAACCAATATCAAAAATTTATAAAATTCATTATTTTAATGATGATAATAATTTACCTAGATGTACCATCTTAATTAGGAAATAA
- a CDS encoding L-threonylcarbamoyladenylate synthase has product MQVYELNEIDSIIYELKSGRAIIIETDTQLGLLSLNPKLIYAIKKRPRFKELIRFIYDSSQVETDYYLFHKLANRFWPGPLTLIINKISYRIPDHPILLEILKKINVIYSSSANVSSQNPLKTSLDAFKIKRFLKYEKDLVVIKGNEYSSIPSTIFNVDSGKIIRKGLMYDELVQFLKDNKIDYEENY; this is encoded by the coding sequence ATGCAAGTTTATGAATTAAATGAAATAGATTCAATAATTTATGAATTAAAAAGTGGTCGAGCAATAATTATAGAAACTGATACTCAATTAGGTTTATTATCATTAAATCCCAAATTGATTTATGCAATTAAAAAACGGCCAAGATTTAAAGAATTAATTCGTTTTATCTATGACTCATCACAAGTTGAAACTGATTATTATTTATTTCACAAACTGGCAAATCGTTTTTGGCCCGGGCCATTAACATTAATTATTAATAAAATTAGTTATCGAATTCCTGATCATCCTATATTATTAGAAATATTAAAAAAAATTAATGTTATTTATTCTTCAAGTGCAAATGTTTCTTCACAAAATCCACTTAAAACTTCTCTTGATGCTTTCAAAATAAAAAGATTTTTAAAATATGAAAAAGATTTAGTTGTGATTAAGGGAAATGAATATTCTAGTATTCCTTCGACTATTTTTAACGTTGATAGTGGTAAAATCATACGTAAAGGTCTTATGTATGATGAGTTGGTGCAGTTTTTAAAGGATAATAAAATCGATTATGAAGAAAACTACTAA
- the rpiB gene encoding ribose 5-phosphate isomerase B, which yields MKKTTKLKTIYIGADHTGFDAKNKIIAYLKDKNYIVKDMGGTSPTAPDDYPDFGYAVSSNVAKDKNNLGIAICGTGVGICIASNKIKGIRAALVYDPKVADLAVRHDNANVLCLAARITNIKKMFEIIDIFLSSKFEKGRHLRRVNKITKIENNKYEKK from the coding sequence ATGAAGAAAACTACTAAATTAAAAACTATTTATATCGGTGCTGATCACACTGGATTTGATGCAAAAAACAAAATTATTGCATATCTAAAAGATAAAAATTATATAGTTAAAGATATGGGCGGAACTAGTCCAACTGCTCCAGATGATTATCCTGATTTTGGCTATGCTGTAAGTTCAAATGTTGCTAAAGACAAAAATAATTTAGGCATAGCAATATGTGGAACAGGAGTTGGAATTTGTATTGCATCAAATAAAATTAAAGGAATTAGAGCAGCTTTAGTTTACGATCCAAAAGTTGCTGATTTAGCAGTTCGCCATGATAATGCAAATGTTTTATGCCTTGCTGCCAGAATCACAAATATTAAAAAAATGTTTGAAATAATTGATATTTTTTTATCAAGTAAATTTGAAAAAGGTCGTCATTTAAGAAGAGTTAATAAAATAACTAAAATTGAGAATAACAAATATGAAAAAAAATAA
- a CDS encoding transketolase-like TK C-terminal-containing protein has protein sequence MQKNNLTIDTIRLLGIEMIAKAKSGHPGIVLGAAPIMYTLFKNHLNVDLKNLNYFNRDRFILSAGHGSALLYATMYLSNYSSITLEDIKNFRQLNSKTSGHPESHILDGVDIGTGPLGQGTAASVGFAIAEAYLNKTYKGVVDHYTYCLLGDGCLQEGITHEAIAIAGRLKLNKLIWIYDSNDIQLDGKVKDSTITNFAAEFKANDWNYILVKNGNNVIEIDDAIKLAKKSDKPTLIEVKTIIGYGSINANSTKAHGTPLSWEQVEQVRSTLQFPYQKPFEINKKAKQDFNELALRGAKHHNEYKKRLNNLKTKNQKLYKQFLDSINLNFDFENIDLSKIELLNKDATRNVFYKVFNEFTKKIPNLLVINNDLSGSTKVKDNNSQVFDINSYDQKNINIGVREFLGAALAFGITMHKGVWGITSTFMSFADYAKPAIRLAAINQINSINVFSHDSITVGEDGPTHQPIEQLTMLRSIPNTITFRPANADEIKAAIIYALNAKTTPINIITSRSEFNQSKLKNYKSFKQGYYFVKKESKPNVNLIATGSEVGLCIDLAKELKKYKINASIISVTSMELLRQNFNLFKKDVLNSKVKSIAIELGCTYMWYEFVDIVYGINEFGKSGNPNDVMKYFKMDLSSLVKRVIKDIK, from the coding sequence ATGCAAAAAAATAATTTAACAATTGACACAATTCGTTTGTTGGGTATTGAAATGATTGCAAAAGCAAAATCAGGACATCCTGGAATTGTTTTGGGCGCAGCGCCAATTATGTATACTCTTTTTAAAAATCATTTAAATGTTGATTTAAAAAATTTAAATTATTTTAATCGTGATCGTTTTATTTTGAGTGCTGGACATGGTAGTGCATTATTATATGCAACAATGTATTTGTCAAATTATTCTTCTATTACTTTAGAAGATATTAAAAACTTTAGACAACTTAACTCTAAAACTTCAGGTCACCCTGAGTCACACATTTTAGATGGTGTTGATATTGGTACTGGTCCATTAGGGCAAGGAACTGCTGCTAGTGTTGGATTTGCTATTGCTGAAGCTTATTTGAATAAAACTTACAAAGGTGTTGTTGATCACTACACTTATTGTTTATTAGGTGATGGTTGTTTGCAAGAAGGAATTACTCATGAAGCAATTGCAATTGCAGGAAGATTAAAATTAAATAAGTTAATTTGAATTTATGATTCTAATGACATCCAATTAGATGGAAAAGTTAAAGATTCTACAATAACAAATTTTGCTGCTGAATTTAAAGCTAATGATTGAAATTACATTTTAGTTAAAAATGGTAATAATGTTATTGAAATTGATGATGCAATCAAATTAGCTAAAAAAAGTGATAAACCTACTTTAATTGAAGTAAAGACAATTATTGGTTATGGTTCAATTAATGCTAATTCTACTAAAGCACATGGCACTCCATTGAGTTGAGAACAAGTCGAACAAGTAAGATCTACATTACAATTTCCTTATCAAAAACCATTTGAAATCAATAAAAAAGCAAAACAAGATTTTAATGAATTAGCATTACGTGGCGCTAAGCATCATAATGAATATAAAAAACGCTTAAATAATTTAAAAACAAAAAATCAAAAACTTTATAAACAATTTTTAGATAGTATTAATTTAAATTTTGATTTTGAAAACATCGATTTATCTAAAATTGAGTTATTAAACAAAGATGCAACACGCAATGTTTTTTATAAAGTTTTTAATGAATTTACAAAAAAAATTCCAAATCTTTTAGTTATTAATAATGATTTATCTGGTTCAACAAAAGTTAAGGATAATAATTCTCAAGTTTTTGATATTAACTCGTATGATCAAAAAAATATTAACATAGGTGTTAGAGAATTTTTAGGCGCAGCACTAGCATTTGGAATTACAATGCATAAAGGTGTCTGGGGAATTACTTCAACTTTTATGAGTTTTGCTGATTACGCAAAACCTGCAATTCGGTTGGCTGCTATCAATCAAATTAATTCAATTAATGTATTTAGTCATGATTCAATTACTGTAGGTGAAGATGGTCCAACTCATCAACCAATTGAACAATTAACTATGTTGCGGTCAATACCTAACACAATTACGTTTAGACCAGCAAATGCAGATGAAATAAAAGCAGCAATAATTTATGCTTTAAATGCAAAAACAACGCCAATAAATATCATTACATCTAGATCAGAATTTAATCAATCTAAATTAAAAAATTATAAATCATTTAAACAAGGTTACTATTTTGTTAAAAAAGAAAGTAAACCTAATGTTAATTTGATTGCAACAGGTAGTGAAGTTGGTTTGTGCATTGATTTAGCAAAAGAATTAAAAAAATATAAAATTAATGCAAGTATTATTTCTGTAACATCAATGGAATTATTGAGACAAAATTTTAATTTATTCAAAAAAGATGTTTTGAATTCAAAAGTTAAATCGATTGCAATAGAATTAGGTTGCACATACATGTGGTATGAATTTGTTGATATTGTTTATGGTATTAATGAATTTGGTAAATCTGGTAATCCAAATGATGTTATGAAATACTTTAAAATGGATTTAAGTTCTTTAGTTAAGAGAGTTATAAAAGATATTAAATAA
- a CDS encoding septation ring formation regulator EzrA — translation MVYTNNQIAFFVFLGLFLLMLVLYFSFAWMYCKSRKSIDKMYAYQRKYKEYSIISFSSLIKPLELLGKRETLAKNSSNLKLVIEYMHDYDEQYKKQLTEIWKAIDQLTNLKNHFNFGKTKKMFKQIDMQFDKLDIWIKDFKDLTKDSSIYQNEASKVIVEYRSLVDQLITFLKEHILVKYDSPVFKDFLSNISKNFEDANTALMMFQNEKYVKSLENLRYSIYTLLTYANRLYVLDKKNDYLKFLVQEIKLLYKKAESEKGLANQNKLSEIYRILSDADDGIIKIDTHLHLLQFKEAEELITNLLKILQPMQANLATESEAKSIISLGLNNFIKGVNSLEEKSNTLTDAIKKLNKIFEGHAEILQKINLLKTLFNSIKSSIAELQKFNINNPNDNYSKLLEKITVFIDLVTKLKDNINELVLDIEKEISLYKNTVHKINDLNLKYSQLQKYISENNLFLDKKLFDIFLDYKTVISKKTILAKDDYRNILENFDLLAEKADKLFIKVLQTVVELSSIKEMTQLTLMFLNKYRYENVNIEKNINVIQELYQYSNYELALERAIKLLDVMKRSAESNNLTLN, via the coding sequence ATGGTTTATACAAATAATCAAATTGCTTTTTTTGTTTTTTTAGGTTTATTTCTTTTAATGTTGGTATTGTATTTTTCTTTTGCATGAATGTATTGCAAATCAAGAAAATCAATTGATAAAATGTATGCATATCAAAGGAAATATAAGGAATATTCTATTATTTCTTTTTCAAGTTTAATTAAACCACTTGAATTGCTAGGTAAACGTGAAACATTAGCTAAAAATTCGTCTAATTTAAAACTTGTTATTGAATATATGCATGATTATGATGAACAATATAAAAAACAATTAACTGAAATTTGAAAAGCTATAGATCAATTAACTAATTTAAAAAATCATTTTAATTTTGGCAAAACTAAAAAAATGTTTAAGCAAATTGATATGCAATTTGATAAATTAGATATTTGAATTAAAGATTTTAAAGATTTAACTAAGGATTCTTCTATTTATCAAAATGAAGCTTCTAAAGTTATTGTAGAATATCGTTCACTTGTTGATCAATTGATCACATTTTTAAAAGAGCATATTTTAGTTAAATACGATAGCCCAGTATTTAAAGATTTTTTAAGTAATATTTCTAAAAATTTTGAAGATGCTAATACAGCATTAATGATGTTTCAAAATGAAAAATATGTAAAAAGTTTAGAAAATTTGCGTTATTCAATTTACACTTTGTTAACTTATGCCAACCGTTTATATGTTCTAGATAAGAAAAACGATTATTTAAAATTTTTAGTTCAAGAAATTAAATTATTGTATAAAAAAGCAGAAAGTGAAAAAGGTCTTGCTAATCAAAATAAATTAAGTGAAATTTATCGCATATTAAGTGATGCTGATGATGGAATTATTAAAATAGATACTCATTTACATTTATTACAATTTAAAGAAGCTGAAGAATTAATTACTAACTTATTAAAAATTTTGCAACCAATGCAAGCCAATTTAGCAACAGAAAGTGAAGCTAAAAGTATTATTTCTTTAGGACTTAATAATTTTATTAAAGGAGTAAATAGTTTAGAAGAAAAAAGTAATACATTAACTGATGCTATTAAAAAATTAAATAAAATTTTTGAAGGTCATGCAGAGATATTGCAAAAAATAAATTTACTAAAAACATTATTTAATTCAATCAAATCTTCAATTGCTGAATTGCAAAAATTTAACATCAACAATCCAAACGACAATTATAGTAAGTTATTAGAGAAAATTACTGTCTTTATTGATCTAGTAACAAAACTTAAAGATAATATTAATGAATTAGTTTTGGATATTGAAAAAGAGATTAGTCTATATAAAAATACTGTTCATAAAATTAATGATTTAAATTTGAAATATTCTCAATTGCAAAAATACATATCCGAAAATAATTTATTTTTGGACAAAAAATTATTTGATATTTTCTTAGATTACAAAACTGTTATTTCCAAAAAAACAATTTTAGCTAAAGATGATTATCGAAATATTCTTGAAAATTTTGATTTATTAGCAGAAAAAGCTGATAAATTATTTATTAAAGTCTTACAAACTGTTGTTGAATTATCTTCTATAAAAGAAATGACTCAATTAACATTAATGTTCTTAAATAAATATCGCTATGAAAATGTTAACATAGAAAAAAATATTAATGTTATTCAAGAGTTATATCAATATAGTAATTATGAATTAGCATTAGAAAGAGCAATAAAATTATTAGATGTAATGAAACGTTCAGCTGAATCAAATAATTTAACCTTAAATTAA
- a CDS encoding glycosyltransferase family A protein, which translates to MINNKESFSIIVPFYNTNIEFVKTCLKSLIIQNKNLLKEIIVVNDGSDDSHTKEITNLINDINLKVNDSNEYLIKLINQENKGLAAARKTGFQESKGSVILFVDSDDWICDEKWIDKLNNYFEKNPNIDLISFQKITCENESKFQINSNIDINVEIKQINFSLFFNSKFLETMTWKYAYKAYLIKDNNFWNTLNLPHEDEYFFSCLLNKNPNVLFTNEIYYAYRINNPDSIMSNIKKNKTDSISILFEWLNTFDDWNAQNNKFVKEYLIHYLIHLSVYKNNLRKRLKYLDCLNIKDLKIFYKKYNSNFEQKKKIYLYLAIYFPIFDWFLPKLSSIISKWKNKFNR; encoded by the coding sequence ATGATAAATAATAAAGAATCATTTTCTATAATTGTCCCTTTTTATAACACTAATATTGAATTTGTTAAAACATGTTTAAAATCTTTAATTATTCAAAATAAGAATTTGTTAAAAGAAATTATTGTTGTCAATGATGGAAGTGATGATTCACATACAAAAGAAATAACAAATTTAATCAATGATATTAATTTAAAAGTTAATGATTCAAATGAGTATTTAATTAAATTAATAAATCAAGAAAACAAAGGTTTAGCCGCTGCTAGAAAAACGGGTTTTCAAGAATCGAAAGGTAGTGTTATTTTATTTGTAGATTCTGATGATTGAATATGTGATGAAAAATGAATAGATAAACTAAACAACTATTTTGAAAAAAATCCCAATATAGATTTAATAAGTTTTCAAAAAATAACATGTGAAAATGAATCAAAATTTCAAATTAATTCGAATATTGACATTAATGTAGAAATAAAACAAATAAATTTTTCACTATTCTTTAATAGTAAATTTCTTGAAACAATGACTTGAAAATATGCTTATAAAGCTTATTTAATAAAAGATAATAATTTTTGAAACACATTAAATTTGCCGCACGAAGATGAATATTTTTTTTCATGTCTATTAAATAAAAATCCTAATGTTTTATTTACAAATGAAATATATTATGCGTATAGAATTAATAATCCTGATTCAATAATGTCAAATATTAAAAAAAATAAAACAGATTCTATATCAATCTTATTTGAATGACTAAATACTTTTGATGATTGAAATGCACAAAATAACAAATTTGTTAAAGAATATTTAATTCATTATTTAATCCATTTATCTGTTTATAAAAATAATTTAAGAAAACGCTTAAAATATTTAGACTGTTTAAACATAAAAGATCTTAAAATTTTTTACAAAAAATATAATTCAAATTTTGAACAAAAGAAGAAAATATATTTGTATTTAGCGATTTATTTTCCTATTTTTGATTGGTTTTTGCCAAAATTGTCTTCAATAATTTCAAAATGAAAAAATAAATTTAATAGATAA
- the rplM gene encoding 50S ribosomal protein L13, whose product MQKTTMLKKAEAQNNRKWYCVDADGLVLGKLAVKAANILRGKNKVNFTPNQDCGDFLIIINSNKIKLTGNKLENEFWYRHSNYIGGIKKRSGREMLENYSDKLVYNAIKGMLPDNRISKQIIRKLKVYKDDKHEHDAQQPSVLNWK is encoded by the coding sequence ATGCAAAAAACAACAATGTTAAAAAAAGCAGAAGCACAAAACAATAGAAAATGATATTGTGTGGATGCTGATGGATTAGTTTTAGGTAAATTAGCAGTAAAAGCTGCAAATATTTTACGTGGTAAAAATAAAGTTAATTTTACTCCAAATCAAGATTGTGGAGATTTTTTGATTATTATTAATTCAAATAAAATTAAATTAACTGGAAACAAATTAGAAAATGAATTTTGATATCGTCATTCAAATTATATTGGCGGCATTAAAAAACGTAGTGGCCGTGAAATGTTAGAAAATTATTCTGATAAATTAGTTTACAATGCCATTAAAGGTATGCTTCCAGACAATAGAATTAGTAAACAAATAATTAGAAAATTAAAAGTTTACAAAGATGATAAACATGAGCATGATGCTCAACAACCAAGTGTTTTAAATTGAAAGTAA